One Acidobacteriota bacterium DNA window includes the following coding sequences:
- a CDS encoding UpxY family transcription antiterminator: MVNGHAKLDPSHHVAPPPVEYLEANWYAAHTCARHEKRVAAQLSEKNVEHLLPLYETVHRWKDRRVKVLLPLFPGYVFVRIALRDRLQVLQIPSIVRLVGSGSRPVALPAGEIEALRNGLVDQVRVEPHPYLRVGRRVRIKTGPFQGLAGILKRKRGKSRLVLSVDLIMRSVSLDIDGMEVEPLPLRRQPLGEGYFQ, translated from the coding sequence ATGGTGAACGGTCACGCAAAACTCGATCCCTCCCACCACGTCGCTCCTCCACCGGTCGAGTACCTGGAGGCCAACTGGTATGCCGCCCACACCTGCGCACGTCATGAAAAGCGAGTGGCCGCGCAGTTGAGCGAAAAGAACGTCGAGCACCTTCTCCCGCTCTATGAGACCGTGCACCGGTGGAAGGACCGCCGGGTCAAGGTGTTGTTGCCCCTATTTCCAGGCTATGTGTTTGTGCGGATCGCCTTGCGCGACCGGCTGCAGGTCCTGCAGATCCCGAGCATCGTGCGCTTGGTCGGGTCTGGCAGCCGCCCGGTAGCTCTCCCCGCCGGAGAGATCGAGGCGTTGCGCAACGGCCTTGTCGATCAGGTCCGCGTCGAGCCCCATCCGTACTTGCGGGTGGGCCGCCGGGTACGGATCAAGACCGGACCCTTCCAGGGTCTTGCGGGGATACTCAAACGCAAGCGAGGGAAGTCTCGTTTGGTGCTCTCCGTCGATCTGATCATGCGGTCTGTGAGTCTCGACATCGACGGGATGGAAGTCGAACCGCTTCCGCTTCGGCGACAGCCGCTAGGCGAAGGTTATTTCCAATAG
- a CDS encoding NAD-dependent 4,6-dehydratase LegB, producing the protein MNLKSAKILVTGADGFIGSHLAEYLVSQGCDVRAFVFYNSFNSWGWLDHAAPEIKKSLDVFAGDIRDPHGVQVAMRGCDVVLHLAALIAIPYSYHSPSMYVETNVRGTLNIVQAAQDLGVQKVVHTSTSEVYGTAQFVPITEEHPLQGQSPYSATKIGADQIAMSFYSSFNVPIAIVRPFNTYGPRQSARAVIPTIITQIANGGKRVKLGSVLPTRDFSFVKDTVRGIVAMARSDEAVGKVVNLGSNFEISIRETVDLISQIMGVKVEIETDAVRLRPQKSEVERLWADNRKAKQVLGWEPEYAGREGFGRGLKETIAWFTDAHNLEGFKSDIYNL; encoded by the coding sequence ATGAATCTGAAGAGCGCGAAGATCCTGGTGACCGGCGCCGACGGCTTCATCGGTTCACACCTCGCTGAGTACCTGGTGTCGCAGGGCTGTGATGTTCGCGCCTTCGTTTTCTACAATTCCTTCAATTCGTGGGGCTGGCTGGACCACGCCGCGCCCGAGATCAAGAAATCACTCGACGTCTTCGCCGGCGACATCCGTGATCCCCATGGCGTTCAAGTCGCGATGCGGGGATGCGACGTAGTCCTGCATCTCGCGGCGCTGATCGCGATCCCGTATTCCTATCACTCGCCCAGCATGTACGTAGAGACGAACGTTCGTGGGACCCTGAACATCGTGCAGGCGGCGCAGGATCTCGGCGTCCAGAAGGTAGTCCACACCTCGACCAGTGAAGTTTATGGGACGGCGCAGTTCGTCCCCATCACCGAGGAGCACCCACTGCAAGGGCAGTCGCCGTACTCAGCCACGAAGATTGGCGCCGACCAGATCGCGATGTCGTTCTACAGCTCGTTTAACGTCCCCATCGCCATCGTCCGTCCCTTCAATACCTACGGACCTAGGCAGTCCGCGAGAGCGGTGATCCCAACCATCATCACGCAGATCGCCAACGGGGGGAAGCGGGTGAAGCTGGGCTCGGTCTTGCCAACCCGCGATTTTAGCTTCGTCAAAGATACCGTGCGCGGCATCGTGGCGATGGCCAGATCAGACGAAGCGGTAGGCAAGGTCGTGAACCTGGGCAGCAATTTCGAGATCTCGATCCGCGAGACCGTGGACTTGATCTCCCAGATCATGGGAGTGAAGGTCGAGATCGAGACGGATGCCGTTCGCCTCCGCCCGCAAAAAAGCGAAGTGGAGCGACTCTGGGCTGACAATAGAAAGGCCAAGCAAGTGCTGGGATGGGAACCAGAGTACGCAGGACGGGAAGGATTCGGTCGCGGCCTGAAAGAGACGATCGCTTGGTTCACAGATGCCCACAACCTCGAGGGTTTCAAGTCTGACATCTACAACCTCTAA